A single genomic interval of Eurosta solidaginis isolate ZX-2024a chromosome 3, ASM4086904v1, whole genome shotgun sequence harbors:
- the LOC137246996 gene encoding uncharacterized protein has product MTSKVEAEIGWIKTTLFAEILKNENFKVDNELHNCANEIIKFHNVEVKCIGPEEAFMLTSCYRAVITFELNDSGPKTAKLIVKRTPNLPQATFDGIQFGPLFSNEILCYSTIMPALEKFAGRIINIPRFYYGDLGKNYATVVLQDFAVDNWRIATQKVNLSLGHALVAIKNLGAFHGLGFALRHENRAEFDRITKGLKESRYDIKEKVPTIEILIGAGMERVVIASKKYQPHIDVEFLQRFQQVAKNYVLFGRQMVKPVEPFVTLCHGDYLRNNIAFRYTEDNDEPNDSLMFDLQTMRLCSPMLDFATFLSLSCYTATRYEHFDQIFEEYYSQLTTTFKENTKVVEFPDYLSRESFLSEYRRYLFFGLSTAAYFLFQLAEPDQVSSEEFLTSEDDPEELRQDILTRGGEVVDRELSHQMKELFDFAQKYSLDIFKEFDYV; this is encoded by the exons ATGACATCAAAAGTTGAAGCAGAAATTGGATGGATTAAAACTACGCTATTTGCAGagattttgaaaaatgaaaattttaaagtaGATAATGAATTACATAACTGTGCAAATGAGATTATTAAATTTCATAATGTCGAAGTAAAATGCATTGGACCTGAAGAGGCTTTCATGTTAACGAGTTGTTATCGTGCTGTTATCACATTTGAGCTGAACGATAGTGGACCAAAAACAGCAAAGTTAATTGTTAAG AGAACACCAAACCTGCCACAAGCAACATTCGACGGAATACAATTCGGACCACTCTTCAGCAATGAGATTTTATGTTATAGTACAATTATGCCAGCCCTTGAAAAATTTGCGGGGCGAATTATTAATATACCACGGTTCTACTATGGTGATTTAGGTAAAAATTATGCAACAGTTGTGCTACAAGATTTCGCTGTGGACAACTGGCGTATTGCCACACAAAAAGTGAATCTATCATTGGGACATGCACTTGTGGCAA TTAAGAACCTTGGCGCCTTCCATGGTCTTGGCTTTGCGTTGAGACACGAAAATAGGGCGGAATTTGATCGCATCACAAAAGGTTTGAAAGAGTCACGTTATGATATAAAAGAAAAAGTGCCTACAATTGAAATTTTGATTGGAGCTGGCATGGAACGAGTTGTAATTGCATCAAAAAAATATCAACCTCATATAGATGTGGAGTTTCTGCAACGATTCCAACAAGTGGCTAAAAATTACGTATTATTTGGACGTCAGATGGTAAAGCCAGTAGAGCCGTTTGTAACTTTATGTCATGGAGACTATTTGCGCAATAATATAGCTTTCAGATACACAGAG GACAATGACGAGCCAAATGATTCGCTTATGTTCGATCTACAAACGATGCGCCTCTGCTCGCCTATGTTGGACTTTGCAACATTTCTCTCATTGTCGTGCTACACTGCTACGCGTTATGAGCATTTTGATCAAATATTCGAAGAATATTATAGCCAATTAACAACAACTTTTAAAGAGAATACGAAAGTAGTTGAATTTCCAGATTATTTGAG CCGTGAATCCTTTTTAAGCGAATACAGACGCTATTTGTTTTTTGGTTTAAGTACGGCGGCATATTTCCTTTTCCAATTAGCAGAACCAGATCAAGTATCATCGGAAGAGTTTCTAACTAGTGAGGATGATCCTGAAGAGCTTCGCCAAGATATATTGACTCGTGGCGGCGAGGTTGTTGATCGTGAGCTATCGCACCAAATGAAGGAATTATTTGACTTTGCCCAAAAGTATAGTCTCGATATATTTAAGGAATTTGATTATGTTTAA